The proteins below are encoded in one region of Bos indicus x Bos taurus breed Angus x Brahman F1 hybrid chromosome 2, Bos_hybrid_MaternalHap_v2.0, whole genome shotgun sequence:
- the GPR55 gene encoding G-protein coupled receptor 55, which produces MSQQNHSENCSFNDVKQLMETVQLAVHIPTFILGLLLNVLAIRGFSSFLKKRWPCYTATSIYMINLAVFDLLLVLSLPFKMFLSRRQGSFLPFCTLVECLYFISMYGSIFTICFISLDRFLAIRYPILVSHIRSPRKIFGICCIIWVLVWVGSTPVYSFHGKVQNYTCFNNMTDGTWSAKVFFPFEVFGFLLPMSIIGFCSSRSIHILVARRDHTRDWVQQKACIWTIAVSLAVFVVSFLPVHLSFFLQFLVRNGFIVECRAKQNIILFLQLSMCFSNFNCCLDVFCYYFVIKEFRMDIMAHRPSRSQLVHQDTLTTMAKGKKSCLEEGNLNLNSIVNIPSQGPDVVG; this is translated from the coding sequence ATGAGCCAGCAGAACCACAGCGAAAACTGCTCCTTCAACGATGTGAAACAGCTGATGGAAACTGTGCAGTTGGCTGTCCACATCCCTACCTTCATTCTTGGTCTGCTCCTCAATGTACTCGCCATCCGAGGCTTTAGCTCCTTCCTGAAGAAGAGGTGGCCTTGCTACACTGCCACCTCCATCTACATGATCAACCTGGCAGTCTTTGACCTCCTGCTGGTGCTCTCCCTCCCATTCAAGATGTTCCTGTCCCGAAGGCAgggctccttccttcccttctgtaCTCTGGTGGAGTGCCTCTACTTCATCAGCATGTATGGGAGCATCTTCACTATCTGCTTCATCAGCCTGGACAGATTCTTGGCCATCCGGTACCCAATCCTGGTCAGCCACATCCGGTCTCCCAGGAAGATCTTTGGGATCTGCTGTATCATCTGGGTGCTGGTGTGGGTCGGGAGCACTCCTGTCTATAGCTTCCATGGCAAAGTGCAAAATTACACGTGCTTCAATAACATGACTGATGGCACCTGGAGTGCCAAGGTCTTCTTCCCTTTTGAGGTCTTTGGCTTCCTTCTGCCCATGAGCATCATTGGTTTCTGCTCCTCCAGGAGTATTCACATTCTGGTTGCTCGTCGGGACCACACCCGGGACTGGGTCCAGCAGAAGGCCTGCATCTGGACTATTGCAGTCAGCTTGGCTGTCTTTGTGGTCTCCTTTCTCCCCGTCCACCTGAGTTTCTTCTTGCAGTTCCTGGTGAGGAATGGCTTCATTGTGGAGTGCAGAGCCAAGCAGAATATTATCTTGTTCCTGCAGTTGTCCATGTGTTTCTCCAATTTCAATTGCTGCCTGGATGTTTTCTGCTACTACTTTGTCATCAAAGAATTCCGCATGGACATCATGGCCCACCGGCCTTCCAGGAGCCAGCTAGTCCACCAGGACACCCTGACCACCATGGCTAAGGGAAAAAAGTCATGCCTGGAGGAAGGAAACCTCAACCTAAATTCCATAGTGAATATCCCTTCCCAGGGCCCTGATGTGGTGGGCTGA